The genomic region atcgaatgcctagttctcatgtTTTCCAATCGGTTACTTGGGGGAAGTCGGAACCTGCGCGtgcgtctgatactggtagctttattaaGTAGCCTGACTGAATTTTCCTTcatacaacgctaatttatatcagacaatgaccaaactgattgtgttgtgcactttcaattatagtgattgataaatgtcaataaagcaatgttttaatattattaatatcacttttatacgtaataacatgtgggatttaggtacccactcggcgtcagaaagcgcgcgaaacttcaccgaaatcccagttataaagcgatatttcgtgtcaaatacatgaGTGAAAATGGTTCattaatattttcgtaaataacatgggtaaataccggtgtataagtgttaatttattgctaataacaccattacacgtagtaacaggttcgatttcggtaagcgcgcaagcgtttgagagcgtgtttaatgtaccaaAAAAAGaacgttataaatagctgatgttctctataaacgtatatttttgcatttgcataataacgAAATGACACAACCCCCTTTTACAAGTGTTATTTGGTGTGaacaagtccataaaaatcatccggaatattgcgtaaatctatatgcaatctataggaaaagaagccattttggtgttagcttgtctaccggctgagccacgtgattaagtgggcggagcgatcatcgtccaggcgtcatgtcaataGGTGTCAGAtcccataattttttttatgtatctTCTTGTTTTAATGCATACACTGTAATGTTCTATTGTCCTTAATGTTAAGTATGTATTTGTTGCCTAGACCCGTAAAGGGATAAGTTTATCCAAGACCCAAGAGGGATAGGTTTTAAACACGTCTATTCGCTATGACTATCTAAGAGGAACTACCGGTACTAACGTTAACGAAAAAAGCATATGAAATACAGCAAGCAATCTTATTGGCCGAGTCTGGCTGTAGGCGGGGCTTATCAGTCGGCGTTGCCAGACCGCTGATCATTACATCCCTCCATTCATTTAGaatgaaacatttaaacagaATAATGAAAACACAAGTAGTAACCAATTCGTATTTAACTTACAAaaccatataaaataatatatgaatcgAAACACTTCATATGTAAGCTTATCAGTTTGAGCTTTCTGATATATTAAAATCATCTATATTCGACTgtattgtattcaaaatatgatcATGATATTGGTACTGCATATAAACAATGTTCTTCTAGAGTGCATGAATCAATTTGATGATTATCAGGCTTAAACTGTTCATGTTGTACTCGTGAGCCTGATAATCATCAAATTTATTCATGCGCTCTAGAAGAACATTGTTTATTCGCTATTACTATCTAAGAGGAAGTACTTACGAACAAGCATATGAAATACAGCAAGCAATCTTATTGGCCGAGTCTGGTTGTAGGCGGGGCTTAACACAAATAAATAGACAGGACAAGGGACTAAATATCTTCtccaggtcggacctcaaagacctcgcgaagaggccggtaggacctgtaaataaactctgatacacacacactAAATATCTTCTCGCGCTATTGATTTTCACTGCCTGTGAACCAAACTTCtcgaaaacaatatttttcgGACACAATGACCCTTACTTTAATTGAGATAAACTCAATTATAATACATAATATGTACCGTAAATAATGCGATCATATACCACCCCATATTTTCAtcagtgaaaataatgtaaatcCACTACGGtaaatttctttaacttaatTTATTAATGAATTGTCAAGCAACTTATAATAGCGAGGGTATATAAAGGTATTTTATATCAGCAACATGTATTTAGATCTAATTATGATAAATAATACCGATCTTTGTTTACGAGTAATTTTCAATGACACTGATATCGTATTAATGCTAGATGCATCAATTAACAAATCTCATGCAGGTTGGTAACATTCCATTCATCTATGTATTGGGCTCCCCCGGGACCGATAGGAAATTCAGGTTTAGAgaaggattccggtttagaggggaaattgaatattttactttcagaaggtcaattacagagcctaatgtaaaaaaacacacacgttcagcaaattttaatagtttagttttatataacattcattcatattgCATCACATAAGAACAACACATGTAACTTAATATGTTGATTCGAAGCAATATCAGTCATAACCTagatcaaacagtgcaccctAAATAAGAGTATATAGCATACATAAAGCTCATCAACATTAATCTCAGACTAGGTGTCTGTTTCTTTAGTTTCTTTAATAATACTTGATATTGTTTGTTCACGTATGTCACTAGTCAGTTGCACTATACACAATTTCTAGTGTGGTACTGTTTTACTTGATTCCAGTATCAAAACTCATGCATTCGTAATAACGGTTCAAGTTAATGTTTAGAACAATCTATACCATGATATCAATGAAAATtactggaaaaaaaacaacaacaacacaaaacatatAATCACAGTAATACATCAcatattctatttttaaatacCGCTTACCGGTAATCATGATTGTCGTCTAAATTGGCtataatacatatacatacataccaaTGCGTCCAGACATGATGTTTAACCATAattatatgcaataaaaataatattttacacaaaaaagttaAGTGTCGGTAAATTAATACCGGCCTCGGGTTGATGTAAATTCATCGAAAAATAgacaattataaattatatgcTCTTTATATGTGTCGCACTAGAAGTGCTGTCATCATGATAAGTGGATTACCGGCACTCAGGTAagaatcaagaaaaaaatattattttgccaTTTTGATCTAATAAATACTGATTTTCAAAATAGTTTAAATATTTCCCTCATGTACCAATTATGAATGTTCTGTGAAGTTTTGTGGATACTCCCCCCTCATTTGTTAATCTACaacatattaaatcaatcaaCATCACTAATATTCGCAGGCTCATGAGTCTCGTCCTCAGTCACGAGAGATCTGTTGATCAGAGAAAGAGGAAGCGGGACCTGACGTAAATAGCGTTCGACCAACATGCTGACGGTCATGTCGTGTGTTGAGCAACTGTATCTCTTGGGACATTGACCATATCCGTAAAGGAACGCGGTTGATTATGCTCACTACTATTTAGTGATGGGCTTATAAACAAAACAGAAGAAACAACATCCGTCGTTAAGATACGACCTTCCACGGAGATCATTTCATTCCTCTGACGGGATTGTGGCGTATTTCTAAGGTAAGGATACGAAACAGATGCTTTCAACTGAGTATTTTCAACTGATATGTCTTTTCTGATATTTACAGCACCTTTAGCGTCAGAACTTGCATTAAGTTGGAGTTCTTCCAATTGTATGGTAAGTCCTTCATTGGTCGGTTTTCCACAATCATCATATGCCTTCTGCTTCCTATTTCGTCTGCAAACAAGATTCAGGGAATCTATTAATGCATTATCGGCTTTCGCCGCATTATATTTTGTGTTACTTCGCTACCAAATCCCAGTGAGAGACTctcgttttttttgtttgtttaacttGAAAAATGTGTCTTTGGCGCGTCCTAATAACTAAAGCAGTACAATAATTTCTAAAACAATCAGTATTACAAAACACATCGTTTTATTATACAATGCCTATATTATTGTAAAACTCTTAATAAAatctcttttaaaatataaaactgtgGGAAAATATGACTTGTAAGAAAACAAATTAACCGTTCGTCGTCTTTAAAGTGCGTTTTCTTTTTTTTCGCTTTTCTGTCTTTCTTCAAAATGGTTCGGGCGTTAGTGACGCTGTTTTGATTATCGATTTGCAGGACCTTGCTGCCAACACTGTTTACAACTCGCCCAACTTTCGCTCCGGGAAGATTCCTTAGTAGATCCAGCGACTCGTCTATACTGCTGTCAGAATCATCTGTGTAAACTGTAATAGTAGAAGATTCAAATATACGAATAATGAAACTACAGACACATTATGAGGAGAGAAATTCTTCTTATTACCAGTCTTAAGTCTTACAAAATACATACAGCACACCAATTCTTCAAACGCATCAAATCATGCAAAATGTAATACATAAGTGTATTAATAAATGTTGATTCATAACAGTACGCATTAGTTAATATGGTTGGACCAAAATTATAAAGTGCTTTTATTCATGCATCATACAGTAGTATACTCAATATATTAGCAGGCTCATAATGTTGAAACATTGTCGAAGTCAAATAAAGCTACcctatgattatatattttgtgtAACACTTGTGTTCGAGCCACTTCGAtttgaatttttcaaaattttgaacaCTTTTTTCCAAACTGGTATATCGTTTTAATTCGTATAGGCTGCACCCGTAGTAATTTAAAAGAATCTACAGTAATGTATTTTGTAATATACAATAATTACCATTATCTGCACGACCCTGGTCGTACTTTCCTCTGTGCCCTTGTGAATGTGAACTTGTAGGATTATCGATTTCCACGTCGTGTGTTGACAGATTAGATTCTAAAATCTCAGAAGTGATAATCCCTCTGCCAATAGCATTCTGACCGAGTGgttgttgctgttgctgctgctgctgaggTACGGGACTATATTCCGTCGGTCTTTGTTGTGGTATACCTGGTACCGACTGCATTGCCGATTGCATTGGGCGTAACAGGTTTGTGGGAATATACCCGTCTACAGTACGAGTATCTATACGACTTGTTTGAGTTCCCAGTCCGTCGTTCGCAAAACGCATAGAATTTATTTCGTCACCGCCCTCCCGTCTGTATTGCAGATACTCGTTCAAAAGCATCCGCTGCATTGACGAATGAACTGGTAGGGGTTAGTTTGTGGCATCATACCCGTCTTGAGACTGGGCATTTGTACGACTTGTGACTTGCCCTTCGTTTGCATGCTCCATAGCATGTATTTCGCCTTGCCGTCTGTAGTGCGGCTGCTCGTTTAAAGGTATCTGAATGTGTCTGGGAAAATTAATCTGATCTCCGACCCTTTACAATTCACCCCTTCTATGGTGAGCGCGAAATTCTACATCATCCGCAGGTCGATAAGCAGGATCCAGCCTTAGAGGCCTAGTCGGTCACGATGTAGTTTGCTGAATACCAAAAGGTAAGACTACATGTAGTTCCCCATAAGGTGTAAACGATGTATTATCGTTCTCATACACATGACAGTACTCGGATTGTATATAACCTTCGCCCATTCTAAGAAAATGTTCACCGCCCTGTGTGTAAGAGTACCCAAAGGGACCTTGGTTTGGTGCACGGTTTATTCTTCTCATCATGTTCTCCGTACTACTAATGTTAAAGCTACGCTGTGTAGGTTCACTTGTTTCCATATACTTAGGTGCTGCTGTAGCCTGCGGCGTATATCGTTCCCCTGACGTCGTAAAAGAACTGGCACCAGCAATCCATTGATGTTGAGGTGCGTCCCCTCCATGATGAGGCTGATGTGGGAATAAACCTGTTTGTAGCGACGTTTGTCTAAACTCACCTTGTACTCGCCGCGGATTCTCTATAAGTTTTCTTTTACGAATGGCGTTCCTCATAATTGCCACGATTCTGTCGTTCGTGTATTTGGACTTGTCAAACCAGTCAATTCCACTGACACTGGCCAGTCCGGGAGGTGTCCTATAATTGAGTTGGTTTGGAGGCTGCGAGTGGACTGGCCGGACAATAAACTCATCTTCCGAGGTAAAAGTCGCATGGTCAATCTTTTTCATTACGACTGCTTCATCGATGAAAAACTGAACCCCTCTGGAATTTTGCGTATTCATGGAAAGATAGACCAAAACGACACTTGCATTTTTCAGAACATCTTGCACAACTTGAACATGGGACTGCACGAACTTTTCGTCGTCAAATAATTCAATATGTAAATCTTCGTTTAGCTCTTTAAGGACtatatcttttattttatctCTCATATCAACAACATATTCATAATCATTCTTGTCATACACAATTACTGCATCACACAATCGTTTGATATCTGACTTTTTGGATTTAAATTCCTGTTTCACATATTGTTTGATAAAATCCTTTACGTCGTTCAAAGAATCATCAGACTTCACGTCTTCACTGAATTTGACATGCTTTTCCGCGTGTTCGCCTTTTTCATTTTTGGTTGGCATAGATGTATcagttttttctttttctttcgtTTGTGTTTTTGTGTGATTTTCATCATCTTCTAACACTTCTGAGTTCGCTCCTCTCACTGTTGGTTGAAGAATGAAATGGTTAGACGGTTGTTGATCTTGATCAGGCACAGAATTACCATGAACGTGTGACATCAAAGGTACCAACTCATGGGGCAATTTAAGTTGTGAATACCAAATGTGCGTGAACAGTTGGTCCGAACACTTTGGCACATTTGAGATATTGTGATTTGCCGGTTTATTATATTGTTGTGAACACTCTGGTAAATTTGACGGCGTGTTCAATGTCGTGAAATGCAATATTGTTACCGAACCAAGCGATATGTCACAAATAATATTGTCGTGTAGCACATTGCCGTACGTTGCAGTAGAATGATACTCATGGATAGTTGATGTTCCTTGCACACATTAAAGGTACGTAgatcataggcgctcgatgtcaatgacaatgttttattttaaatttatttatttattgtttagttacccgttgtttattattatgcatacacatactaaattaataaaaatctttctacaaaacgtcttcttaaaaaagatggttcgactatgtatgtatagatattgacaaggtaaatcactcgccattttctaaagcaacggaagtccgtcattatgcataattaaatcgctgtcaccccgctcgctcattgaaatgcgcgcgcaggccgggaacctcgctctttatacacaataacagccactaaacactatgggcgccagatttgatttttgacgtgctgattttttttctggaaatcaccatggcagacgaaatcaagttaaactattggtaaggaatgattcatgtgtatgcaatttacaatatcttttgttgattgccccattaattgagtgaaacaatagttacaaggaTTTATCACATCATCTttggatgtttctgttgaaactgaaagtagatagaaaaagagcgaggttcccggcctgcgcgcgcatttcaataagcgagcggagtgacagcgatttaattatgcataatgaagcacttccgttgctttagaaaatggcgagtgatttaccttgtcaatatctatgtacatagtcgaactatcttttttttaagaagacgttttgtcagaagatttttattaatttagtatgtgtatgcattataataaacaacggtaactaaaaaaacaaataaataaataaaacattgacatcgagcgcctatgtatTTACCATGGACCATTACAAGTGTTGAATGGTATTTAAATGATGTATGGTCTAAGATTGAAAACTAAAAAAATGCCCAAACTTTCTTACTTAAGtacaattcaatacaaaataaactgAAGCATTAAACACAACAAACCCGTGAACAACGTCTGTTTGAATGTTGATAACCACATTAAACTTAGCTACACGCAAAACAAAGAAGTACCAGGGTATCAGATAATGTTTTCAAATAACGAAAAGACATTACATACAAATCAGATAACAGAAGCAAATGTTAATTACTCTTATgaatttaatttacattaaaatgtgaTTATGtcaatgatttggaaaatccaATGACAGAAGAGTCAttcaaaaattttttttttttacatttgctccttttgtttttcgtttttaatattataaatacatgtataacacaaATAACAAAGAATCGATTTTTTCTTGCTTTATCAATAAGACCCTATAATAAAGCAATTTTCCGGTCGAGTAAACATCAGACTGCTTTTATCTTCTTTTATAAATCGCATCGAATGTCAACGTCACTCTCAATTCTCGTATTCCTATTTTGAGTAACAAAATAATCATGATAGAGAAAGAGATTTCGGACAGTTGAGTCTGGCAAGACTGTTAAATTAATTGCTTCTCTGGTGaatttttgcaaataaatctAACAGAAAGAAACACATTGTGTTTGTAATTTCTCTGTAATGAATGTCTACTCACAGTTaggaatttatttaaaaaaataatatgtattattttataagaaTACCGATACCAGAACATCAGATAAATGGACcacatatataataacatatttttgtttattaaagcctcttttttatttgaactttaCACACTAATAGTAATTATGAATAaattagaatacatgtattaagtatTAAAGCAGTTAAACCTCGTGCTTCAATTTGTGTGGGCCCATAATAACACATGCATATGAGGAATATTCACTAATAGTCATTGTTTGTAGCGTTGCTTGAATTATAAAATACCAAATAACATATCAATCAAGTGTGCATCAAATGAATGATTATTACAATCATAATGATTACGATTAATGTATACCTTATTTATTGTTAATCATAAAAAACGTATAGGTTTGGTGTTGACTTATTTCTACTAGCATATTTGATAAGTTCAATAACATAGTCCTTTTATTGTTATATGTATGTCACACAAGTGTATAAAGCATTTATATTGGGTGAACAAAACGTTTCacaaatattgaatatattaatGATATATTGTGATTTAATTATTACATGTTTGTCCTTTGTTAATtctgaatatgaatatgaatacgTGGGGGGATTCTACGGAGCGTATGTATTCTTTTTTGTTACACCATGCTTCTCTATCAACCTTTGGGTATTTGGTTAAGAtttcctttttatgccccgaaggagggggtatagtgatcgcactgtctgtccgtccgtctgtctttccgtcacacttttgcgtttaggttaaaaaatgctcataacttctatgtcgcttcagacgtaaccttcatatttggtatgcatgtgtatatggacaaggcctttccattcgcacaaaacatttgacccctttgaccttgaacttaaggtccgcgtttaggtttcaaaatctgcgtttaggtttcgaaaaagcgtttttcgggggcatatgtcttccgatggagacattGGTTACATTTCCCAGTCTGTGCCGAAATTCAAACCATCAAACCAGCAGCATTTACTTGTGGGCagtaaaatcttcttgtctaacCATTATGAGGTTTATAGAAAATAGAATTCTTTACTTCATTCGaagattatttaaatattttgagtaATTTGATCAATCTTCctggaaaaaaaattgtgtcagACAATACATCAAAGGTATACAATTTAGTGATTACAgaatatacagtttttttttccATGATGTAGTCCTGTGAAGGCCTTTAATGTTTTTTGTGACTATAATGTTACCCCCATTTAGAAGTTAAACTCAGTTTATACTTGAAATATGGTTGGTCCCACTGTCCATACAAGATTATGATTCTAAAAATCATAATTTTTATTCTAACAGAAAAAAAACGGGATGCAACAGGTCACGAAAACACAAACCAGTTAGcctattttacataaataaatgaaccGCTAATTCTATGAATTACTATACATGTCTTTTTCAGCTGTAACGAGGCACTCATGCGAATCAATCTAGTCAACAACGGTCCGATGGCTGTCGCCTTCGAAGTCTATGACGATTTCTTCAGCTACAAGTCGGGTATCTACCACCACACAGGCCTCGAGGACAAATTCAATCCATTTGAAATCACCAACCATGCTGTGCTACTTGTGGGATACGGAACGGATTCAAGCAACCCGGAAAACCCCCAGGATTACTGGATTTTGAAGAATTCATGGGGCGAGAGCTGGGGTGAGGGCGGTTATTTCCGCATCCGACGTGGAAACGACGAATGCACCATCGAGAGCATTGCTGTGCAGTCTTTCCCTATTATGTAAATTGGGACCCATGATCGTAAAGTGTATTAAAACTTTTGAAAACCATCTCTTCAAATGATAATACAACCAAATGTTATGAAATTGTATAAGTTCAAAGGTTTTGCATGCTGGTATTCCAAAAGGGTATTGTTTATAAAAGTTCGAAAGATCCTAAAAAATTATAACATTCGCTACGTTAATGACTTTTGAGCCAAGATTATTGTCTAGTCGTTAgctaaaaaaatttttttctaACTGTAACATTCCATAAGTGTATGGGCCTATTTAATGCCTGACCGCCCATATTAAAGCAGGGCCTATATTCACAAAGTGTCTTAGCGGTAGTTAAAAACATGTAGAAATGTCTTTATAATGAATACATTCCTGAAGCTTTCCATGTTTCTTACATATAATGAAGCATATTTgcaagtttttttgttttaagtccTTTTGAAAAAAGGTAAAAAGGTACTAGAATTCATAAATCTGTGACTGTTTTCTCAAATACTGATGCACGCAAACCAAGTTCCTCAGCTTTCAAACTTTGAACACTCAACACAATCAGGAGATACAACCTTTGTTTGGTCAAGCACATTGAGCATATGACTTTGTGATTCTTATAcagaacttaacccatttatgcctagtggactctcccatccttctaaattggatcaattactttccaaaattagggatgtctagtatatttatttctatatttagaatatttcttacagaaattcctttaagcaaacagctcagaccctgatgagacgccgcattatgcggcgtctaatcagtgtctacgctgtttgccaaggccttttttctagacgctaggcataaatgggtaaattttacatttaacatgTTTCACAATTGTAACAACctacatacatttattatttacagCCTTTTTTGATCTTTTTTACTTTTTCAGTGTTtgaattgtatttgtgtactATATGGTTATCTATATCCAGTGTTAATTCAAAAGGGCtcattgttaaaatgtatatttaaagtaGGAAACAACTCTTGTAAAGACACAATTCACATGATGTGAGAACAGTTTTCAGTGCTATATGCTGTTTTGCCATTATTTTGCACCATAGCCCTTGCAAATATATTATGAAAAACATGAAATACTGAAATGTTATAATTGATGATTGTACACAGATGTTTGAGAACTTGCATAATTCTTGGTGTACAAGTAAAAAATACTATCAAGAAAAATAGTTATTAGGCAGAATTTCTTAAATAAGGTGTTTTGAATAGTCTTAGAAATACAGATTTACATGTCATGTATGTTCAACTGAACTTAAAAATAGcgttataatgtttatatttatgagcCTAGATTGTTGCTacgtttaagaaaaaaatgaattatattaacatgtcaaaattaaaattgatataaaaatatgttcatttCTCCAAAGATCAGTAGTTTTAATTATTAAGATTGTAACTATTTTTTATGACACATATTTTCCTATTCTAGTAGGTTGTTTTTAGTTTAGaaagtttatattttttaatttgagtgCTTAATTTTGTACCACCTTAGATGTTTTACATGTCTCAATTGTGAATAAACATGAATATGTACATGAAATTCATATTTGTAATGACCATTATTGTATCCGTCTTCTGAAATGCTAGAATTGATTGTTGACATGATTTCGAAATGAACTTCTGTTATTTATCTGTTCAATAAATCTCACATATTAATAACTACTTTTACAAACTGATGTGtttattaaacactgtatattTGAGGTAGAAGGATGATTACTGGTATCCCTATACATTTCAAATTTCACTAACATGTCATTAAAGCGATTTTacacgatttttttaaaataaagcaaagatgaataaaaaagcaaaaacaagaTTCTTCAGAATTGTTACCGGTAAATCGACGATTTGTATAtacaaataattgtgttttgtaCATAATTAAACCCATTCAtgttaaaaagacatgtgcactATAAGGAAATCCCAACAACTCTGTGCAggtttgttcatacgacacagacacacattttatgcccccccccccccttttaagaaGGTGGCATATGCCAGTCGCACTGTTTGAGTGTCCTGAAATAACTGTCTCGTCCCTAAATATGTAACGTATTGAcggattttaaatttaatttccaAAAATGTAAACCTTCGTAAGACGTCGTTTCGCATGTAATACCTATTTAGGTatataaaaggtcaaggtcatacttagatttcaaatgtcaaattgaGACATTTAACAGCCGGAAAATTCGTTCATTAGCCATAACTTTGATATTGTCTATGGACGGGAGTcctttaataaacatattatttaactcGAATTAAAACAGTGCCCATCCATTTTCTGCACGTATCACGTACATGTTAATTGCCCTGCCTGACACTTGCTCTGTGGTATGTTTTCATATACTGGTATCTACATTTGTCCTTTTAAATTAATGGATTTGCCCCTCCATTTTAGTTTTATGCAAACATTTCACAGTGAActattcaatacatttttatttaacgtCAGATATTGGCCCTCCCCTTTATTTGTATTACTATAAAGATTACCGTTGCACATTTAAGACATTCGAGTGGCATAAGAATTGATTTTTTGCATTTGTGCAAGAACATGTTCATTACAAACATCGATGCATGATTTGTCCGTAACTATGGAACGTATTGACGgagtttaaatttaatttgcaaaaatgtaaacgtTCTTAAGACGTCGTTTTCGCGTGTAATACCTATTTACGtacatcaaaggtcaaggccatacGTAGAAGTCAAAGGTCACATAGAGCCATTAAACAGACCGAAAATTCCTTCATCAGCCATAACTTTGATATTGTATACGGAATGGAGCCCTTTAATAAACGTATTATTCAACTCGAATCAAAGCAGTGCCTATCTGTTTTCACTTACATGTTAATTGCCCTGCCTGGCACTTGGGTCCGTGTaatatataccgtcttttcctttttcgttttgTATTCGACACAACGAAACTTGAGAATTAAGGCATATTCGTttatattccgattttctaataaccgaaacaaaaacaaagtacgaaaacaaaattaacttctttttATCGTTTTTTGTTGtactaattataaaacaaaatgcgAAATGTATTTCCCTCTTCAAATTTCGTTTCAATCTTCATACAACGAAAATCAATGATTAAAACTTGGTCtcgtttaccgttcttggtttgatattacggtttacaaaaaacgaaaaacgagtggcgctgttgaacaatctataaataaaaaaaagttctttgctctgtgctgctgtcttggggaggtaactcattCGTGGCTATTGCGCGTTCTTTTTTCCTTTACATAAGAATTCATCACTTATTTCGATTAGGATGGCTTCTTATGTGCATTTTTGGGGAGGGAAAGACACGCCGTAAGGGAAgaagacgtggatattttcagttgtttttcgaCCAGGATGGCTTCTTACGTGCATTTTGGGGGGAGAGAAAGACACGCCGTATTAGAGAAGAATACGTGGATATTTTTAGTTGTTTTTCCATATTATGTATTTGTCCaaattgaaatgatcataatcttccatctaaatgtttcccaacgtaccggtatttcatgtcGATCCAACCGAATTGATAGGGCTTTAGTTAGTCTCTTATGAAACTTCCTTTTCTTTGCCCTTATGACACGTCTTTTTCTTTGCCTGTATACTATGCAAATTCAGtactaattt from Dreissena polymorpha isolate Duluth1 chromosome 5, UMN_Dpol_1.0, whole genome shotgun sequence harbors:
- the LOC127831115 gene encoding dipeptidyl peptidase 1-like codes for the protein MIYCDLIITCLSFVNSEYEYEYVGGFYGACNEALMRINLVNNGPMAVAFEVYDDFFSYKSGIYHHTGLEDKFNPFEITNHAVLLVGYGTDSSNPENPQDYWILKNSWGESWGEGGYFRIRRGNDECTIESIAVQSFPIM